The genomic region CTGCCGGAAGACTTCCCCTGCGCGCCGATCAACCCCTATGGCGCATCGAAGTGGATGATCGAGCGCATGCTCGCCGATTACCGCGCCGCTTACGGCTTCGGCGCGTTCTGCCTGCGCTATTTCAATGCCAGCGGCGCCGATCCTGCCGGCGGCATCGGCGAATTGCGTGACAATGAAACCCATCTCATTCCGCGCGCCATGATGGCATTACAGGGCCATGTCGATTTTGCCGTGTTCGGTCAGGACTACGACACGCCCGATGGCACCGCGATCCGCGACTACATCCACGTCACCGACCTCGCCGCAGCGCATGTCGCGGCGCTGAAGCTGCTGGAACAAGGGCATGCCGGCGGCAGCTTCAATCTAGGCACCGGCTCCGGCTTTTCGGTACGGGAGATCCTGACCGCCATCAGGCACGAGACCGGGCGCGAGGTGCCCCACGCCGTCAAACCGCGCCGCGCCGGCGATCCCACCTATCTGGTCGCCGATCCCTCCGCAGCGCGAAAAGCGCTGAATTTCGTGCCGCGATATTCGGATCTGCCGACTGTAATCCGCACCGCCTGGGCCTGGCACCAGAGGGCTCATCCGCTTAAGCAGCCCTGACAACATCCTCGAAGTCGATCAGGCGGGATAAGACGTGGCCTTATGGTCTATTCCGTTCTGAGCCGAGCGATCCCGGCGCAAACGGATGGCGCGATCGCGAACGGCCGTCGAGCCCCTTGGGCAGCTTGTCGGCGTTGAGCTTCACGACCGCACCTCGGGCGTCAACGGCCGGCACCTCGTCCTGGCTGTAGATGAGCGTCGCCTCGAAGGTCACATCGGGGGCCTGCTCGGCCGTTCCGGAACAGGTCGCCATCGCACCGCTGCACACGCCCGAGAGCTTGACCTCGACCTCGTCGAGCCCGAACACGGTCGGCGGCCCCTCGGCATGACGCCGCGTGGTCAGAACCGCCGTGAAGCGCTGCTCGTCAATTCGGTAAGAGCCTCCATAAGTGAAGAAGCTGTCGCTGCCGGAGATTCGTCCCTCCGCCAGATGCACGACGCCCGTGCCCTGACCGCGCGGGGTCCTGAACCAGGCCGCATATTTGCCGTCTCTCAGCATGAAAACATCCACCGTAAAACTCCAACGTATTTGCAACCAACTCTGGGGCGCGACAATGACCCGCGCGGGGAGCATTCCGCCACGGTTAACGCCCTGCAAAATCAACCCGTCAATTTGACGCCGAGGCGCAGCGACGCGGGCGCACGCTTCCCGTGCGGCGGGCAAGAAAGCTGGAGCTGGACCTCGTTGCATACCGCGCTAAAAACGATCGGCGTGCCGACCTCGTTTGGCAGCACGCATATAACCGCTATCAACTCCAGCCAGCTCGTGACAGCTAGCCTGTCACGCGGGAGGAAGTGGTCGAGATCGCCGCCGGTCAGCAGGCGACGCCGTATCAGAAGACCGAGGCTACGCTCGCGCCCATCATAGATATGGAGAGCCACCCGGTTGAGGCCGTCCCAGCCGAATGAAATTATCCATCCAGCTTGCCGGCGCACTGTCTTCTCGGGTCGCCGGCTTGAACCTCTTCCTGATAGAGTGCACCAATATCAAAGAGTGATTCCGGTCACACTTGCCTGGGCGTTTCGCTGCTAAGCATCGGGCCTGGATGGGGACCGGCAAATATTGGTCGAATTGGATGAGAATTGCCATGAAAAGCCTGATCGGCGCTGTTGTCGGCACATGCTGTCTTGCTGCTCCGGCTTTGGCGGAGAGCCCGACCGCCATCGTCGAGGACGTGCAAGGCAAGGTCGACGGTGTCGCGTTCATGGATTATGTGGTGCCGGGCAAGATCATCAAGCTGGGGCCCAAGGCAACCATTACGCTCAGCTATCTCAAATCGTGCCAGCGCGAGACCATCAGCGAAGGCGTCGTCATGGTCGGCACCGAGCAGAGCACCGTGCAACTCGGCGAGGTCAAGCGGGAAAAGGTCCCCTGCGATACCAACGCGGCAAAACTGTCGGAGCGCGAGGCGAACCAGAGTGCCGCGACGACCTTCCGCACCATGCGGTCGGACGCCAAGGGCAGCGCTCCGGCCAAGCTGCCGACGCTCTACGGTGTCGCGCCGTTGGTGCAGGCCAAGAGCGGCAGCACCCTGGTGATCGAGCGCACCGATGGCAAGGAGCCCACGATCAGCGTGCCGCTCAAGAGCGAGACCATGGTCGGAGGCAAGTTCTATGACTTCGCCAAGGCCGGGAAGTCGCTGACGCCGGGCGGCAGCTATCTCGCCATCCTCGGCACCAAGCGTTACGCCTTCCAGGTCGATCCCAGCGCCACGTCGTCGCCGACGCCGATCGTGGGACGCCTGCTGCGGCTCGAATAGGCAGCTAGCGACGGGGCGATGCGGCGGATCGGCAGACGGGACATCGTTGCAGCGATCCTGATTGCGCTTCTTGCAGGCGCCGTCGTCACGTCTCCGCCGTTCCAGACGCTGCAGGGCCTGTCGCTCGACATCCTCACGGCACTGCGCGGCAAGCTCGTCGGCGACCACCGCGATCCCGCGACATCACCGGTCGTCGTCGTGGCCATCGACGGCGAGACCTACGACACTCCGCCGTTTCAGGGGTCGCCGACGCTGACCTGGACGCGCGAGATCGGCCGGGTGCTCGGCAGCATTGCCGACGGCGGCGCCAAGGTGATCGGTTTCGATGTCATCTTTCCGAGCTCGATCGAGCGGTCGGAGATTCCCTTTGGCGATGCGCCGCTTGGCGCGCGATTGAAGGGATTCGACCGAGACTATCTCATCGCCTTGCGGAAACTCTCTAGTGACGGCAAGCTGGTGCTGGGCGAGGTCCTCAGCAGCGATCATCCGGACCGCGCACAGCAATTGGCTGTGGGGAATAACGTCCGCGGCCTCAACGTCTATACCGACACCGACCATGTAATCCGGCGAATGCCGCTGAGTTTTCCTGTCGGCGACATGCCAGCTCCCGCAATGGCCGTCGAACTCGCCACCCGCGCGCTCGGCGCAAAACCGCAGACCGCGCCTTCTGGCGTGACTGCTTTGTCCGGGTATACGATCCCGAGCGCGGTGCCGAACACGCTAACGCTCAATTTCCGAGGACTCGGCCGCGACGTGCCGACATATTCGTTCGCAGACCTGCACGCCTGCGTCGAGAAGAACGACCGCGACTTCTTCCGCCGCGCCTTCGGTGGCAAGATTGTGGTGCTCGGCACGATCCTCAATGTCGATGACCGCAAGATCACCTCGATGCGTCTTTCCGGCGGCTATGACGGAACGCCGGCCGCAAGATGCGCCCTGCCCGCACCGGCAACCACTGAACAAAAAGCCCGCAGCGACATCGCCGGTGTCTTCGTGCATGCCAACGCGGTGCGAAATCTGATCGAACGCGATGCGGTGACCGAGCTCGGCTTTCCACTGCGGAGCATTCTCACGATCGTGTTCGCAGCGATCGTGGCCTGCGCGGCCTGCGTGCTCGCACCGGGTGGCGCACTAATCGCCTGGTTCGTCCTCACCGCCGTTTACGCCGCTGCAGCCGTCGCCGCTTTCGTACACGCGTTGGCGCTACCATTGGCCGAGCCCGCGCTCGCGAGCCTTGCCGCGCTCGCGATGATGATTGGCTACCGTTTCATGCTGGCCGATCGCGACGAGCGTTTCCTGCGCAAGAGCTTTGCGTTCTATCTCGCCCCCGAAGTGATCGACACTATGGTTGCGTCCGGCAAGATGCCGGTGCTCGGCGGCGAAATGCGCAACGTCACCATGTTCTTCTCCGACCTGAGTGGCTTTTCCTCCATCGCCGAGACGATGACGCCGGGCGAACTGGTGACGCTGATGAACGAATATCTGTCGGCCATGACCGACATCATCGAGAGCCATGGCGGCTATGTCGACAAATATATCGGCGATTCCATTGTCGCCATGTTCGGCGCGCCCGCCGACGATCCCGCGCATGCGCGCCACGCCGTCCATGCCGCGCTGAAATGTCACGCAAAGCTGGCGGAGCTCAACGCCGGCAGCGCCGCTTTCGCCGGCCGCGGCCTGTCGCACCGCATCGGGCTCAACAGCGGCGAGGCTGTCGTCGGCAATATCGGCTCCCGCCGCCGCTTCAACTACACCGTGATGAGCGACACCGTGAACGTCGCCTCGCGGCTCGAAGGCGCCAACAAATATTATGGCACCGCAATCATGGCTTCAGAAACGACTGTCGCGCAGACAGGCAATACTTTCACCTGGCGCGAGCTCGACGCCATCAAAGTGATAGGACGCGGCGAGGCGATCAAGGTGTTCGAGCCCCTCGCGGAGAAGGGCACGGAGAGTGCCGGGCAGACGAAGGTTGCCGCCGTGTATGCGGAAGGGCTGGCGTGCTGGCGGGCAAGGGAGTTTGCGAAGGCGGCTGATGCGTTCGGGCGAATGGCGGAAATGGATCCGGCGTCAGCGCTTTTTGGCAAGCGCGCGACTGCGCTCGCTACAAATCCACCGGGGTCGGATTGGACGCCGGTGAACATCCTAGAAGGAAAGTAGCGCAGCGTCCCACCGCTTTTCGGGTCCACTCCCCGCTAGAACGGCAACCCCACGTAATTCTCCGCCAGCAGACGCTGCGCCGTCTCGGACGACAGCAGATATTCCAGCTCCGTCTGCTGAAGCCTCTCTTCATACTCGGAACGGTCGGGGAAGCGATGCAGCAGCATCGTCATCCACCACGAAAAGCGTTGCGCCTTCCAGATCCGCGCCAGCGCCTTGGCGGAATAGCCCTGGAGCCCGGAATCATCGCCCTTCTGATAATGCGCGAGCATGGCGTGGTAGAGATAATAGATGTCGGAGCCGGCGCTGTTCAGCCCGCGCGCGCCGGTCGGCGGCACGATGTGGGCGGCATCGCCGGCGAGAAACAGGCGGCCGTAGCTCATCGGCTCGGCGACGAAGCTGCGCAACGGCGCGATGCTCTTCTCGATGGACGACCCAGTGATCAGGCGATCGCCGACCTCGTGCGGCAAACGGCGCTTCAGCTCGGCCCAGAACGCATCGTCGCTCCAGTCCTCCACCTTGTCGGTGAGCGGCACCTGGACGTAGTAGCGGCTCAGCACTTGCGACCGCAAGGAACACAGCGCGAAGCCGCGCTCGTGCTTCACATAGATCAGCTCCGGCGACACCGGTTTCGTGCGCGACAGCACGCCGAGCCAACCGAACGGATAGATCTTCTCGTATTCCCGCAGCACGTCCTTCGGGATCGACTTCCTGCTGACGCCGTGAAAGCCGTCAGCGCCGACGATATAGTCGCAATCGACTCGGACGGTTTCGGCATTCGAACGATAGGTCACGTACGGCTGGTCCGAGGTCAGGTCATGCGGCGTCACGTCCTCGGCATTGTGCACGACGTTGCCGCCAAGGCGATCGCGCGCCTCGTAGAGGTCGCGCGTCAGCTCGGTCTGGCCGTAGACCAGCACCGAATTGCCGCCGGAATGCTTGTGGAGGTCGATCTGGGAGAGCACCCCGTCATGGGCGATCTCGAATCCCTTGTGGATCTCGCCCTCGCGGTCCATCCGCTCGCCGCACTGTGCCTCGCGCATCAGCCTGGCGAAGCCGTGCTCGAGCACGCCGGCGCGGATCCGGGCAAGCACGTGGTCGCGGCTGTACTTTTCCAGCACGACCGTGTCGATGCCCTTGAGGTGCAGGAGCTGGGACAACAGCAGCCCGGACGGCCCGCCGCCGATGATACAGACCTGGACTTTCATTTTTGCGTCCTCCTCGGCACTTTCTTGCAGATTCAGCGCCGCTGACGGATGGAGGCTTTCGTCTTTGTCTTGTACTATTCGAACATGAGAAACCCAGCCCCCGCCCCGGCAATCCGGGTCTACAATTTGTTCGGCGAATCCGGTGATCTGCCCGATGTCGTGCATTGCGAGACGATAGCGTCGCGCTCGGTGCTGCACGATTGGACGCTCGCCGTGCACCGCCATGCCCGGCTGCACCAGGTGCTGCTGATCGAGCGCGGCGGCGGCGAAGCGACGCTCGACGGGCGCGTGGTGCAGCTGAAGCCGATGCAAATCGTCAACGTGCCCGTCGGCCACGTCCACGGCTTCCGTTTCGTGCCTGATACCCAGGGCTGGGTGCTGACCATCGCCGCGGAAATATTGGACGAAGCGCTGCTCGCCTCCGAAGGGCTGCGAGGTGCCTTGTCGCGCTCGGCCGTGATACGCGGCACGCCGCAGATCTGGACCACCATGAAGCAGATCTTTGCCGAACACGCCGCGCGCGATTTCGGCCGAGCGCATGTGCTGCGTGCACTTTCGGCGGCCATGATCGGGCTGGTGGCCCGCGCGCTCACCGGCGAGAGCGGTGGCAACGGCACGGCTGAAAGCGGACTATTCCGCCGCTTCGAGGCGCTGCTGGAACAGCATCATCTGGAACGCTGGAGCGTTGCGGACTATGCGAGCGCGCTGTCGATCACGCCGACCCATCTCAACCGTGTGACCCGGGCAGCAACCGGCGACACCGCCTCGCACCTGATCCTCAACCGGCTGATCCGCGAGGCGCGGCGCAACCTCGTCTACACCAATTTACCGGTCTCGACGATCGCCTATGCGCTTGGCTTCGAGGACCCCGCCTATTTCAGCCGGGTCTACGCCGCCGCCACGGGCGTGTCACCGCGGGCCTTTCGTGCCCAGCTTCATGGCGATGAAGGCTGACACACCGGCCGATCGATCAGCCGCGCCTGTGGTCGAAGGCCACGCTGGGAACCGCAATGGCCCTTGTTGCCAGCGCTGCCACTTAACCTTCGTATATGGGGCCCTATCCTTTGGATAGGCGCCCTTTACCTCAGTACAATTGAGTAGGGAATGCGCGCGCCTTAGCCTGGCTGCATTCGGCGCCCTGGCGCCGGTGGCATTGTATCCTCCCTAACCTGGGCGCAAGACGGCCGCCCCTGTCCGGTCGTCTGCGCTTCTTTTTCGGCAAGCCATCGGTGCCTTCAATGTTTTTCCGGCCGACACACCGCCCCCGGCGGTTGGACCGGCCACCTTTCGCGTACAACTGGAGATTTGTGCATAATGTCTTCGATTGAGAAGATCGCACTCTTTATCGATGGCTCCAATCTCCATGCCACCTCCAAGGCGCTCGGCTTCGACATCGACTACAGGCGACTGCTCGGCGAATTCCAAAGCCGAGGTGCGCTGTTGCGGGCCTTCTACTACACGACCGTCGTCGAGGATCAGGAGTATTCGTCAATCCGTCCGTTGATCGATTGGCTCGACTATAACGGATACACCGTCGTCACGAAACTCACGAAGGAATTCGTCGACGCCATCACCGGCCGCCGCAAAGTGAAGGGCAGCATGGATGTCGACCTCGCCGTAAATGCGATGGAGCTCGCCGAGCACGTCGATCAGATCGTGTTGTTCTCGGGCGATGGGAATTTTCGTTCGCTGGTGGAAGCCCTGCAACGCCTCGGTGTCCGCGTGACGGTCGTCTCCACACTCTCCACTCAGCCGGCCATGGTCGCTGACGAGCTGCGCCGACAGGCGGACATATTCATCGATTTGGCAGAACTGAAACCAAAAGTGGGGCGCGATCCGGCCAATAGGCCGGGATCGCGCGAGATGCGTCAGTCACCGCAATTCCACGCGCGCGTAGCGATCGATCGCAGTGACCAGGTGGAGTGAACCTTCGGGCGGCGGCTCTCAGACGTCGAAGAACATCGTCTCCTCCGGCCCCTGCAAATTGATCGTGAAAGCATACACGATCTTGGCGCCACGCTCGCTGCGCTTTGCGATCAACGTCGAACGTCGCACCGGCTGCTCGATCAGGCTGAGCACGGGGTCGGCGGCGTTCGCAGTCTCTTCATCGGAGAAATACAGCCGGGTGTTGAGCCCGATATTGATGCCACGCGCGACGATCCAGATGTTGACGTAAGGCGCGCATTTGCGGCCCGCCTTGTCGGTGATGGCCCCGGGCTTGATGGTCTCGAACGTCACCAGCCCGCTCTCGAAGTCGGAGCCGGCGCGGCCCCAGCCACGAAATTCCTCGTCGAGCGCGCCGGTCGACCGATCGGCCGGATGGTTGTAGCGGCCGGCCGCGTTCGCCTGCCAGATCTCCAACAGCACGTCACGCAGCGGCGTGCCGCTGCCGTCGAACACCTTGCCCTCCAGCGTGATGCGTTCGCCTTGTGTGTTCGGCGTCACCAGCACGTTGGAAAAGTTCTTCTCGAAGATGTCGAAGCCGGCCATCGCCGGGATCAGGCCGATATGGACGTAGGGCCCGGCGGTCTGCGAGGCGGTTTCCTTGAGGTAGTTGAGCGGCTGCGGCATGGACCTAGTTCCCTGCGGTGCGATTTTCAAAGTAAGTGGAGCGCTGGCCGCGCAAGACGATGTCGAAGCGGTAGGCGAGCGAGTCGAACGGGGTCGATGCGTTGAGGTCGAGCGGCGCGATGAGGCGCTCCAGCGCATCCTTGTCCGGGATCGTCGTCAGGATTGGGCAGACCGGGATCAGGGGATCGCCCTCAAAGTACATCTGGGTGATCAGACGCTGTGCAAAGCCCGAGCCGAACACCGAGAAGTGGATGTGAGCGGGACGCCAGCTGTTGACGTAGTTGCGCCAGGGATAGGGTCCCGGCTTCACGGTGCGGAAATAATAGTAGCCGCTGTCGTCGGTCAGCGCGCGGCCGTGGACGATGATGCGTTCGCCGACGGGATCGCCGTCCTTGGCGTAGTTGCGGATCAAATCATTGTCGAGCGGGCCGAGATCGTTGTGCCCGAACACCGGCCCCGTGATCTCCGAGACCGAGTTCTCAAGCGACAGCAACGCCTGGCGCGGCGAGCGCAGCACCGAGGATTTGTAGCCCGGCGCGTGCGCCGGCGGATGCATGGAACGGTCGCGCTGGAAGAAGCCGCCGTCACCGAGCGGCGGCGTGAACGGCTCGGGACGGTTGGGGCGGGCTTCCCGCAAGGCTGGCGCCTGGGCATGCATCGGCGTTGTCTCTCCCTCTGGCGCTCCCGTTGGGGCGCACGGCTTATCGGGAGATGATGGCGCCGGCTATTCTCAAGATAAATAGATCGATTATAATGCATTCCATGAATAAAATCGATCATTTGGCGCTCGATGGCCACGCGCTTGAGCTGTTCCTGGCCGTGTTAGAAGAAGGTTCGGTGACGGCGGCCGCAACGCGGCTCGGCCTGACGCAATCCGCGGTCAGCCACGCCCTGAACAAGCTGCGGCGGATCGTCGGCGATCCGCTGTTTGCCAAATCCGGCCGCGGCATTGTCGCTACGGCGCACGCCCAGGCGCTCGCGGCAAAGGCGCGAGCGCTGATCGACGAGATGCGCAGCTTTGCCGGCGGCGTCACGTTCGAGCCGGCGAGCGCGCAGCTTTCGCTGACAATCGCCGCCAATGACTTCCAGCGCGACCTGCTGCTGCCGCGGTTCTTCGATCATGTCGCAGCGCAAGTGACGAGCCTGAACCTGCGCGTGATCCCCTCGCAGTCGCCCTCGCCGGCGATGCTGCGCGAAAACCGCTGCGATCTGCTGATCACGCCGCTGCCGCCATCCGGCGTGGACATCGTGCAGAAGCGCCTGCTGCAAGACCATTACGTTTGTTACTACGACCCCAAAGCGCGCGCCGCGCCGGCTACGCGCGGCGCCTATCTCGCGGCGCGTCACGTCACGGTGGTCTACACTGACAATGAGCGGCTCGACATCGATCGCCGGCTTGCAGCCAACGGCTTCCACCGCGACATCGCGATCTCCGTGCCGAGCTTCTCCGGCGTGCCGTCCTTCCTGCGTGGCTCGCAGATGCTGGCGAGCATGCCGAGCCTGCTGGCGCCCGGCGTGATGCACGGCTTCGCGCGTGTGCGGATTCCGCTGGCCTCGCGCACACGAACCCTGGCCGAGCTGCCGATGTTCATGGTCTGGCACCAGCGATATCAGAAGGACCCGGCGCATCGCTGGATCAGAAGCCAGCTCGAGACCGTGGCGGCAACGGCCTCGCACCCCGTCCCCGCGAAAACCTGATCCCCGTCAAACCCACTGGTTGCGCCGGGGCCGCCACGCTAGAATTCCCCCATGACAGTGACCGACATTGCGAGCCGGACCTACAATCACAGCTGGCGGCTGGATCCCATCATCCGCAGCCTGCTTGATACCGACTTCTACAAGCTATTGATGTTGCAAATGATTCGGGAATCTTACCCGAATCAGCAGGTGACATTCTCGGTCATCAACCGATCGCGCCATGTCCGGCTCGCCGAAATCATCGACGAGGGCGAGCTGCGCGCCCAGCTCGACCACGCCCGCACCATCCGCTTCACCAAGAAAGAGCTGATCTGGCTTGCCGGTAACACTTTCTACGGCAAGACCCACATGTTCTCGGCGGACTTCATCCGCTGGCTCGCCGAATTCCGGCTGCCCGAATACGAGCTGCGCAAGGTCGAAGGCCAGTACGAGCTGCACTTCCACGGGCCGTGGAGCCATACCACGATGTGGGAAATTCCTGCGCTCGCCATCCTCAACGAATTGCGCTCGCGGGCGGCGATGAAGGGCCGCGGCCGCTTCGAGCTCGACGTGCTCTATGCCCGCGCCAAGGCCAAGCTGTGGACCAAGGTGGAACGCCTGCGCAAGCTGGATGGCTTGCGGCTCTCCGACTTCGGCACTCGTCGCCGCCATGGCTTCCTCTGGCAGCGCTGGTGCGTGGAGGCCGTGAAGGAAGGCCTGGGCTCGTCCTTCATCGGCACCTCCAACGTGCTACTCGCGATGGACAATGATCTCGAAGCCATCGGCACCAACGCCCATGAACTGCCGATGGTCGCGGCTGCGCTGGCCAAGGACGACGAGGAATTGCGCTGGGCGCCCTATCGCATCCTCGACCAGTGGCGCCAGACCTATGGCGGCAACCTCCTGATTGCGCTGCCCGACGCTTTTGGCACCAAGGCTTTCCTGCGCGATGCGCCGGAATGGGTTGCCGACTGGACCGGCTTCCGCCCCGACAGCGCGCCGCCGATCCAGGCCGGCGAGGAGATCATGAAATGGTGGGAGCAGAAGGGCCGCAATCCCAGGGACAAGCTGCTGGTGTTCTCCGACGCTATGGATGTGGGCTCGATCGAGGAGACCTACCACCACTTCGCCGGCCGGGTGCGGCTCTCCTTCGGCTGGGGCACCAATCTCACCAATGATTTCGTCGGCTGCACGCCGGACGGCTCGTTCAACCTCGATCCGATCTCGCTGGTCTGCAAGGTGTCGTCGGTCGACGGACGTCCGGCCGTCAAGCTTTCCGACAATCCCGAGAAGGCGACCGGCATGCCTTCGGAGATCGAGCGCTATTTGCGCGTCTTCGGCGACGCCGGCCGCGTGCGCAAGCCGGTGCTGGTCTAGCGCCAGAGCAATCTCTCTCCATCAAGTAAACCATCTGGGGCAAATGCGCGACATCGGCTCGCCGATGCCGCGTCAGTTCCGGTTCGACGGCATTTGCGACGATCTGCAAGCATCCACTTCACAACGCCTTCACCCTGCGACGCAGTCTCCTGGCATTTTCAAGTCGAGTTAAGCACCTTTCGCGCGTAATCCGCGTTATGAGCGGATCGCTCCGCTGGGGTCGTTGAGCGACTTGGGGAATGCAAAGTGTTTCGCAGAACAGCGCCGTCAACGAAGGGACGAAGCTTCCTTCATGTCATCAAGCTCGTTTCGCCTTTCGTCACGGTCGTTCTGCTGCAGGCGGCGATCGCCGGATTCAGCCTGGAGGTGATGTCCTCGGTCCGCGCCTATGTCGCGGGCGAAGCGTTGTGGTCGCGCTCGCAGAAGAACGCCGTCTATTTCCTCAATCTCTATCTGCATTCGGGCGACGCCAGCCAGTTTGCGCAATATCAGACCTCGCTGGCCGTTCCCATCGGCGACGAGTTCGCGCGCTGGGCGCTCGAGCGCGATCCGGTCGACGTCGAGGCCGCCCGCATCGGCTTCCTGCAAGGCGGCAACCATCCCGATGACGTGCCGGGACTGATCTGGCTGTTTCGCTACTTCAAACAGGTCAGCTTTCTCAAGAAAGCGATCAGCGAGTGGGCTGCCACCGACCCCATGCTGCTGGAGCTGAGCGTTTTCGGCGAGGTCATCCGGTCAGAGTTGAAGAGCGGACCGGTTCAGGACGGCAACCGCCTGCAATTATTGTCGTCGCGGCTTTCGGAGCTCAACACTCAGTTCACGGTGCACGCCAAGCGGTTCTCCACCGTTCTCGGCGAAGGCTCGCGCGCCATCAAGATGACGCTGACTGGCGTCAATATCGTCACAGCCATGACGCTGATCCTGCTCCTGATCTGGCACACGCGGCGATTGGTGCTGCAACGACAGGCGTTTGAGGATGCCCTGCACGCCGAGAAGGAGCGCCTAGTCTGGCAGGCGTCGCACGACTGGCTGACCGGCTTGTCCAACCGGCGCGCGTTCGAGGCCCGCCTGCAAAGCGAGTTGGACGACACCGCGGCGGGTTCGCTGGGCCTGGTCCTGCTCGATCTCGACCAATTCAAGGACGTCAACGACAGCTGCGGTCATCTCGCCGGCGACCGCCTGCTCTGCCAGATCTCGCGTCTCCTGCAACAGGAACGACGGCCGCATGACCTGTTGGCCCGGCTTGGCGGTGACGAATTCGGCCTAATCCTTCCACAAAGCACGCCGTACGACGCCGTGGATATCGCCGAACGGCTGCGCCGGTCGCTCGAGCTATCCGTCTTCGCGTGGGACGATCGTTGCTTTGCAGTGACCGCCAGCATCGGCGTTGCCTGCATCACCGACGGCAACACCACGCTCGAGGACGCGATGCGGCGCGCGGATGCCGCCTGCTATCGCGCCAAGGAGAACGGACGCAACCGTGTTCAGGTCGACAACGGGACGACGGACGTCGTCGTCGTCACCTCGCGGCACCGCAAGGCCGCCAGCGCGTAGCAGCGCTCCACACTTTATCGTACTGGCACAATCCCGAGCCCTGCGAGATGCGCATCCAGAAACTGATCGAGCTGCTGGCGCAGCATCTGCGGCGGCACGGCTACCATGCGTTCTTCGAGGCCGAGCGAGATGATCCCGTGCACGGCGGAAAACAGGGTGCGTGACAGCAGCGCGATCTGCACGTCGTCTGCATTCGGAAGCAGCCGCACCAGGGGTGGATGCATCAGCGCGAAGGCGTCCATCACCATCTGAAGGATGTCATCGGGGTAAGGGCGGTCGTCCTCCATCCGATGTTCGAACAGCGAGCGCAGCAGATTGGCGTGCTCCGCAAAAAATTCGAGGTAGGTCGCGGCCAGCCCGTAGAGCTGGCGAACGGGATCCTCGGCGGGAACCTGGCCCAGCCGCACCGTCAGCTCCTTAACGGTCTCCCGATTCACGGTCAGGATCACCCCGTCGAAGTCGCCGAACTCGTTGTAGACGCTCCCAACCGAGC from Bradyrhizobium lupini harbors:
- the galE gene encoding UDP-glucose 4-epimerase GalE, whose product is MTDRPTVLVTGGAGYIGSHACRALTAAGYQPVVYDNLSTGHRGFVAGPLVTGDLLDGGTLARAFAEHKITAVMHFAAASLVGESMTDPQKYYINNVQGTLSLLQAMRNAGCHRIVFSSTGAVYGNADSKELPEDFPCAPINPYGASKWMIERMLADYRAAYGFGAFCLRYFNASGADPAGGIGELRDNETHLIPRAMMALQGHVDFAVFGQDYDTPDGTAIRDYIHVTDLAAAHVAALKLLEQGHAGGSFNLGTGSGFSVREILTAIRHETGREVPHAVKPRRAGDPTYLVADPSAARKALNFVPRYSDLPTVIRTAWAWHQRAHPLKQP
- a CDS encoding adenylate/guanylate cyclase domain-containing protein yields the protein MRRIGRRDIVAAILIALLAGAVVTSPPFQTLQGLSLDILTALRGKLVGDHRDPATSPVVVVAIDGETYDTPPFQGSPTLTWTREIGRVLGSIADGGAKVIGFDVIFPSSIERSEIPFGDAPLGARLKGFDRDYLIALRKLSSDGKLVLGEVLSSDHPDRAQQLAVGNNVRGLNVYTDTDHVIRRMPLSFPVGDMPAPAMAVELATRALGAKPQTAPSGVTALSGYTIPSAVPNTLTLNFRGLGRDVPTYSFADLHACVEKNDRDFFRRAFGGKIVVLGTILNVDDRKITSMRLSGGYDGTPAARCALPAPATTEQKARSDIAGVFVHANAVRNLIERDAVTELGFPLRSILTIVFAAIVACAACVLAPGGALIAWFVLTAVYAAAAVAAFVHALALPLAEPALASLAALAMMIGYRFMLADRDERFLRKSFAFYLAPEVIDTMVASGKMPVLGGEMRNVTMFFSDLSGFSSIAETMTPGELVTLMNEYLSAMTDIIESHGGYVDKYIGDSIVAMFGAPADDPAHARHAVHAALKCHAKLAELNAGSAAFAGRGLSHRIGLNSGEAVVGNIGSRRRFNYTVMSDTVNVASRLEGANKYYGTAIMASETTVAQTGNTFTWRELDAIKVIGRGEAIKVFEPLAEKGTESAGQTKVAAVYAEGLACWRAREFAKAADAFGRMAEMDPASALFGKRATALATNPPGSDWTPVNILEGK
- the pobA gene encoding 4-hydroxybenzoate 3-monooxygenase, which translates into the protein MKVQVCIIGGGPSGLLLSQLLHLKGIDTVVLEKYSRDHVLARIRAGVLEHGFARLMREAQCGERMDREGEIHKGFEIAHDGVLSQIDLHKHSGGNSVLVYGQTELTRDLYEARDRLGGNVVHNAEDVTPHDLTSDQPYVTYRSNAETVRVDCDYIVGADGFHGVSRKSIPKDVLREYEKIYPFGWLGVLSRTKPVSPELIYVKHERGFALCSLRSQVLSRYYVQVPLTDKVEDWSDDAFWAELKRRLPHEVGDRLITGSSIEKSIAPLRSFVAEPMSYGRLFLAGDAAHIVPPTGARGLNSAGSDIYYLYHAMLAHYQKGDDSGLQGYSAKALARIWKAQRFSWWMTMLLHRFPDRSEYEERLQQTELEYLLSSETAQRLLAENYVGLPF
- a CDS encoding helix-turn-helix domain-containing protein; its protein translation is MEAFVFVLYYSNMRNPAPAPAIRVYNLFGESGDLPDVVHCETIASRSVLHDWTLAVHRHARLHQVLLIERGGGEATLDGRVVQLKPMQIVNVPVGHVHGFRFVPDTQGWVLTIAAEILDEALLASEGLRGALSRSAVIRGTPQIWTTMKQIFAEHAARDFGRAHVLRALSAAMIGLVARALTGESGGNGTAESGLFRRFEALLEQHHLERWSVADYASALSITPTHLNRVTRAATGDTASHLILNRLIREARRNLVYTNLPVSTIAYALGFEDPAYFSRVYAAATGVSPRAFRAQLHGDEG
- a CDS encoding NYN domain-containing protein codes for the protein MSSIEKIALFIDGSNLHATSKALGFDIDYRRLLGEFQSRGALLRAFYYTTVVEDQEYSSIRPLIDWLDYNGYTVVTKLTKEFVDAITGRRKVKGSMDVDLAVNAMELAEHVDQIVLFSGDGNFRSLVEALQRLGVRVTVVSTLSTQPAMVADELRRQADIFIDLAELKPKVGRDPANRPGSREMRQSPQFHARVAIDRSDQVE
- the pcaG gene encoding protocatechuate 3,4-dioxygenase subunit alpha, yielding MPQPLNYLKETASQTAGPYVHIGLIPAMAGFDIFEKNFSNVLVTPNTQGERITLEGKVFDGSGTPLRDVLLEIWQANAAGRYNHPADRSTGALDEEFRGWGRAGSDFESGLVTFETIKPGAITDKAGRKCAPYVNIWIVARGINIGLNTRLYFSDEETANAADPVLSLIEQPVRRSTLIAKRSERGAKIVYAFTINLQGPEETMFFDV